One genomic segment of Arachis duranensis cultivar V14167 chromosome 4, aradu.V14167.gnm2.J7QH, whole genome shotgun sequence includes these proteins:
- the LOC107485857 gene encoding uncharacterized protein LOC107485857 yields the protein VFYIRHSCRRSRRRSRCRFHFRRRYHFGRVYCSRELLDQATSSINVFSDLFSLSVVAATVAIAVCAAVAATVSTVDDTVVAVVQRICRSVHSRASSSTLLSLTPISPLNCRWATGSDMQETTGAEPQTQSFCFQSSTVRYGGANGTYYTSSTTRRTGSDGVTFKVAKEADSSIREASHRVSKGIHGKGHSLSRKLNSDGRVDMQAVICSEYIIDLIFFN from the exons GTTTTCTACATACGCCATTCTTGCCGCCGTTCTCGCCGTCGTTCTCGCTGCCGTTTCCACTTCCGGCGCCGTTACCACTTCGGCCGTGTCTATTGCAGTAGAGAGCTTCTGGATCAAGCCACATCTTCTATCAACGTGTTTTCAGATCTGTTCTCTCTATCTGTAGTTGCTGCCACTGTTGCCATCGCAGTTTGCGCCGCCGTTGCTGCCACAGTTTCTACCGTCGATGACACCGTAGTTGCCGTAGTACAACGCATTTGCAGATCTGTTCACTCccgagcttcttcttcaacgcTGCTTTCTCTCACTCCAATTTCCCCTTTAAACTGCCGGTg GGCAACAGGCAGTGATATGCAGGAAACAACAGGAGCTGAACCTCAAACTCAAAGCTTCTGCTTCCAGAGCTCAACCGTACGCTATGGTGGTGCTAATGGAACATACTATACTTCGTCAACGACAAGGAGGACCGGCAGTGATGGG GTGACATTTAAAGTGGCCAAAGAGGCTGATAGTTCTATAAGGGAAGCTTCTCACAGAGTTTCCAAAGGCATTCATGGCAAG GGACATTCCCTTTCAAGAAAACTTAATTCGGATGGTAGAGTGGATATGCAGGCAGTGATATGCAGTGAATATATAAttgatcttatattttttaactaa